A region from the Lolium perenne isolate Kyuss_39 chromosome 4, Kyuss_2.0, whole genome shotgun sequence genome encodes:
- the LOC127326896 gene encoding noroxomaritidine synthase-like codes for MSSVLPLCAMEMDWFFVLQFFMSSLCLLGIILHRYRALQKTNKTKQRRRRPLGLTQWPIIGVVPAILSNIHRIFDGVTGLLALSDLNYQCRFWFAGFRYFITCDPANVRHIFTSNFENYPKGDAFAQMFDILGGGIFNSDGERWRRQRTKAQMLMTTPRYRAFVERSSLEKAEKSVLPFLAHVADTAGASCDLQDVFMRWSFDTTSNLVYGVDPGCLSIGLPEVPFARAMDDALRTVFLRHIIPMTCWKAMRRLNVGHERKNAAAQRTADSFVAATIASRRAAYQKQGADKSAADLLSSFICDEEISDDPDADAYIRDMTLNLLVAGRDATSSALSWFFYLLATNPRVEQKLLEELAPIAAHKKTSIGSMVAFEAGELKNLLYLHAAVCECLRLYPSLPMEHKAVVARDVLPSGHEVRPGDKILVFNYSMGRMKRVWGPDCREFKPERWISDDGKLRYVPSNKFVAFNSGPRTCLGKEMVLVQMKVTVAAVAWNFAVEVVPGHVVEPKLSILLHMKNGLLVRVKRRSEVVMSKQQ; via the coding sequence ATGTCTAGTGTACTACCGCTGTGCGCCATGGAGATGGATTGGTTCTTCGTCTTGCAGTTTTTCATGTCGTCTCTCTGCCTCCTTGGGATCATCCTGCACCGCTACCGCGCCCTGCAGAAAACCAACAAGACAAAGCAACGACGCCGTCGTCCCTTGGGGCTAACCCAGTGGCCGATCATCGGCGTAGTCCCGGCCATCTTGTCCAACATCCACCGGATCTTCGACGGCGTCACCGGCCTGCTGGCCCTCTCCGACCTCAACTACCAGTGCCGCTTCTGGTTTGCCGGCTTCCGCTACTTCATCACCTGCGACCCGGCCAACGTCCGCCACATCTTCACCTCCAACTTCGAGAACTACCCCAAGGGCGACGCGTTCGCGCAGATGTTCGACATCCTCGGTGGCGGCATCTTCAACTCCGACGGCGAGCGGTGGCGCCGCCAGCGCACCAAGGCCCAGATGCTCATGACCACCCCGCGGTACCGCGCCTTCGTGGAACGATCCAGCCTCGAGAAGGCGGAGAAGAGCGTTCTCCCGTTCCTCGCCCACGTCGCCGACACCGCCGGCGCCAGCTGCGACCTGCAGGACGTGTTCATGAGGTGGTCCTTCGACACGACGTCCAACCTGGTCTACGGCGTTGACCCAGGCTGCCTGTCCATCGGCCTCCCCGAGGTGCCATTCGCGCGGGCCATGGACGACGCGCTGCGCACCGTCTTCCTCCGGCACATCATCCCGATGACGTGCTGGAAGGCGATGCGGAGGCTGAACGTCGGGCACGAGAGGAAGAACGCCGCCGCGCAGCGCACAGCCGATAGCTTCGTGGCAGCCACGATCGCCAGCCGCCGGGCCGCGTACCAGAAGCAAGGCGCCGACAAGTCGGCTGCTGACCTACTCTCCTCCTTCATCTGCGACGAGGAGATCTCGGACGACCCCGACGCCGACGCTTACATCCGGGACATGACGCTGAACCTCCTGGTAGCCGGCCGCGACGCCACCAGCTCCGCCCTGTCCTGGTTCTTCTACCTCCTCGCCACCAACCCGCGCGTGGAGCAGAAGCTCCTCGAGGAGCTGGCGCCCATCGCCGCCCACAAGAAGACTAGCATCGGCTCCATGGTGGCCTTCGAGGCCGGCGAGCTGAAGAACCTGCTGTACCTGCACGCGGCGGTGTGCGAGTGCCTGCGCCTCTACCCGTCGCTGCCGATGGAGCACAAGGCGGTGGTGGCCCGCGACGTGCTGCCGAGCGGGCACGAGGTGAGGCCCGGGGACAAGATCCTAGTATTCAACTACTCCATGGGGAGAATGAAGCGGGTGTGGGGCCCCGACTGCAGGGAGTTCAAGCCGGAGCGGTGGATCTCCGACGACGGGAAACTGAGGTACGTGCCGTCCAACAAGTTCGTCGCCTTCAACTCCGGGCCAAGGACTTGCCTCGGGAAGGAGATGGTGCTGGTGCAGATGAAGGTGACGGTGGCGGCCGTGGCATGGAACTTCGCCGTGGAGGTGGTGCCGGGCCACGTCGTGGAGCCCAAGCTGTCCATTCTGCTCCACATGAAAAACGGGCTCCTCGTCAGGGTGAAGAGAAGATCGGAGGTGGTGATGAGCAAGCAGCAGTGA